In one Lolium rigidum isolate FL_2022 chromosome 3, APGP_CSIRO_Lrig_0.1, whole genome shotgun sequence genomic region, the following are encoded:
- the LOC124702461 gene encoding UV-B-induced protein At3g17800, chloroplastic-like, which produces MAALRPGPRAAIGDIRSAAVCRGSCRPSYLPSRSWQQGYVLNRKSKCISKKLLTTITGAKPDESEFDSVDAPLEPQTWEGSFLCGLLKSQPHIFLVAAAKQLQQMCIERKDTLTRWEHSIGSSEDCLHRRIAKMKEHECRTAIEDVMYVLIVHKYFKIEVPMVPNLSKLISNRRLRIWPPREADLESIHGPEELGLIREHLTNIIRWVHRNGPKINLSTLRVKRLQLGRIYSASVMYGYFLKSVTVRHRLELTLARPHEFLQPIQFLNAQLATTQKQEEKEAVCSSAQSLSSSKPSSVVDLHDLKSYIMGFDPKTLELCAKLRSSEASNLIEKHSQALFGENVGSTENDEAVILDPASLKRLLLEAIAFGSFLWDVEDYVDEIFKFQDS; this is translated from the exons ATGGCCGCCCTCCGCCCTGGCCCCCGTGCCGCCATCGGCGACATCCGATCGGCCGCCGTCTGCCGCGGCTCCTGCCGGCCCTCGTACCTCCCCTCCCGGAGCTGGCAGCAG GGATATGTGTTGAATCGTAAATCCAAATGCATCTCCAAAAAGCTGCTTACTACAATTACTGGTGCAAAACCTGATGAATCTGAATTTGATAGCGTTGATGCACCACTTGAGCCCCAAACATGGGAAGGGAGCTTCTTGTGTGGCTTGTTGAAGAGCCAGCCTCACATTTTTCTAGTTGCTGCAGCAAAGCAACTTCAACAAATGTGTATTGAAAGGAAAGACACTCTGACCCGCTGGGAACATAGTATCGGCTCTTCCGAGGACTGTCTTCACAG GAGGATCGCCAAAATGAAGGAGCATGAGTGCAGGACTGCTATTGAGGATGTCATGTATGTGTTGATTGTTCATAAATATTTCAAGATTGAAGTTCCAATGGTTCCGAATCTATCAAAACTCATCAGTAATAGAAGATTACGTATATGGCCACCAAGGGAGGCAGATCTTGAATCCATTCATGGACCTGAGGAGTTAGGTCTAATTAGGGAGCACTTGACCAACATTATCAGATGGGTGCACAGGAATGGTCCAAAGATTAATCTCTCAACACTTCGGGTGAAAAGACTGCAATTAGGTCGGATCTATTCTGCTTCAGTAATGTATGGATACTTCCTCAAATCTGTCACTGTAAGGCATCGTTTGGAGCTCACTCTTGCTCGGCCACACGAATTTTTACAACCAATTCAGTTTCTCAACGCACAACTTGCAACCACCCAGAAACAAGAAGAGAAAGAGGCCGTTTGCAGTTCTGCACAATCATTGTCTTCTTCAAAACCAAGTTCTGTTGTTGATCTTCACGACTTGAAAAGTTACATAATGGGCTTTGACCCAAAGACCTTGGAGTTATGTGCGAAGCTGCGCTCAAGCGAAGCTTCTAATCTTATCGAGAAGCACAGCCAGGCACTTTTCGGAGAAAATGTAggttccacggagaatgatgaggCTGTAATACTTGATCCGGCGTCCCTGAAAAGATTGCTGCTTGAAGCCATTGCATTTGGCTCCTTCCTTTGGGATGTTgaagattatgttgatgagatattCAAGTTTCAGGATAGCTGA